A genomic region of Oryza glaberrima chromosome 1, OglaRS2, whole genome shotgun sequence contains the following coding sequences:
- the LOC127779438 gene encoding uncharacterized protein LOC127779438, which produces MCYISLKTWGFLKFTPKEISRKWLATYIRRNAEHTEAYKEFVASGYDYAQLLRYPLRLFPKTSYHCIKKSIYCDHHEYLTFTTSETASTIGMNEPNDMLQIFSLKLSSNESYPISVYGIFAVRDELDRLRNYVFNRTRDNPILIEQDSITLPLCSPCRGMYILSYALFEVDLWVKAESEGGGSDDKQLLSEYAEIENRGLKDPMIYGRIPSDRCLLDVDCMFLLNSVEAVIQVFTKDDSDNPHRVRFTAFSSGFDHEIVLYDDRLCKKGKLFQNVVAVKSKEKLVIRLEFEGSTFRWTFQDGAVAAVSSPDDSVSKLFDVVVLFSPKS; this is translated from the exons ATGTGTTACATTAGCCTCAAAACATGGGGTTTTCTGAAATTCACTCCAAAGGAAATAAGTCGCAAGTGGCTAGCAACATACATCAGGAGGAATGCAGAACACACGGAGGCATATAAAGAGTTTGTAGCGTCGGGATATGATTATGCTCAACTTCTACGATATCCTTTGAGGCTGTTTCCCAAGACATCATATCACTGCATCAAAAAAAGCATTTACTGTGATCATCACGAATACCTGACCTTCACTACTTCTGAGA CTGCATCAACTATTGGGATGAATGAGCCAAATGATATGCTCCAAATCTTCTCTTTGAAGTTATCCAGTAACGAATCATACCCCATTAGTGTCTATGGAATCTTTGCGGTACGCGATGAATTGGACAGGCTACGGAATTATGTCTTTAACCGCACAAGAGATAATCCTATCTTGATTGAGCAG GATTCCATTACCTTACCTCTTTGTAGCCCTTGCCGAGGAATGTATATACTAAGTTATGCATTGTTCGAAGTCGATCTTTGGGTGAAGGCAGAATCAGAAGGTGGAGGATCAGATGACAAGCAATTGCTTTCTGAGTATGCTGAGATCGAGAACCGTGGCCTAAAAGATCCTATGATATATGGACGGATTCCAAGTGATCGTTGCCTGCTAGACGTAGACTGCATGTTCCTTCTCAACAGTGTTGAGGCTGTCATACAAGTCTTTACAAAGGATGACAGTGATAATCCTCATCGCGTGAGATTCACCGCCTTCAGCAGCGGCTTTGATCATGAGATCGTGTTGTACGATGACAGATTATGTAAGAAGGGGAAGTTGTTCCAGAATGTTGTCGCGGTGAAGTCTAAGGAAAAACTGGTTATTCGCTTAGAATTCGAGGGATCGACGTTTCGGTGGACTTTTCAGGATGGCGCTGTTGCAGCTGTTAGTTCTCCTGATGATTCGGTCTCGAAGCTGTTTGATGTGGTGGttcttttttctccaaaatcataG